The genomic region GACGTCGCCCTCCAGCTCGTAGGCCGCGCCCGCGTCCCGCAGCCGCTCGACCAGCGGCACGATGCCGGGTATGGCCTCGACGGCTCCGATGTAGTGCTGCGGCGGCAGCATGCGCAGGGCGGTCATGTCCTCACGGAAGAGGGCCGTCTCGCGTTCGGCGAGCTCGGTCCAGTCGTGTCCGTCGCGCAGCGCCCGCTCCAGGAGCGGGTCGTCCACGTCCGTGACGTTCTGGACGTAGTGGACCTGCCGCTTGGTGTCGAGCCACACGCGCTGTACGAGGTCGAACGCGTTGTAGGTCGCCGCGTGACCGATGTGGGTCGCGTCGTACGGGGTGATGCCGCAGACGTAGATACGGGCGACGGGACCGGGGGCGAGGGTGATCGTCCCCTGGGTCGCGGTGTCGTGGATCTTGAGGTCGCGGCCCTTGCCAGGAAGGGCGGGGACCTCGGAAGCGGGCCAGGCATGCATGGGTCGAGCCTAACCGGACGGATGTTCCGGAAACGAACCGGACCCGCACTGTTGTCTTGATCGGCACTCTTGCGGTCTGGCCGGATCTGTGCGTGCGGCGTGTGGCCTGTTCACACCGGCGGCCAGGGGATCGACGGCCACTGCCCGGACGGCTCCGGATGGATCCCGGTGCGCAGCAGCTCCGCCACCCGGCCCCGTACGGCGGCCAGCTCGACCGCGGTGATCAGTTCGGCCAGCCGGGTGGCGAGCGGGGCTCCTTCGGCCAACTCGGCGGCCAGCGAGGCAAGTATCTCGCGTGCCTCGTCCGTCAGCGGCTCCCCGGCCCAGCCCCACAGGAGGGTGCGCAGTTTGTCCTCGGCGTGGAAGGTCACGCCGTGGTCGATGCCGTAGAGGCGGCCGTCGGGTGCGGGCAGCAGGTGGCCGCCCTTGCGGTCGCCGTTGTTGATCACTGCGTCGAGGACGGCGAGCCGGCGCAGCCGCGGGTCGTCGGCGTGCACGAGCAGGGCGGTGCGGCCTTCGCCGATGTCGGCGAGGGCGACGGCCTTCCAGCCCTCCGCCGCCTCCTCGCCCTGGACGAGCCCGAGCAGCTCGGCGCCGGGCGCCTCACCCTCCGGGGTCTCGATCCACCGCTGGACCATGCCCTCGCCGTACGGCCCGTCGCGGAGCACGGTGGCGGGCACCAGGCCCCAGCCGGTGGCCTCGGAGACCAGGTAGGCGGCGACCTCGCGCTGGGCGAGGCTCCCGTCGGGGAAGTCCCAGAGCGGGCGCTCGCCCTTGACCGGCTTGTACACGCAGTCGGCGCTCACGCCCTCGTACGTGACGGTGCACAGCAGGACGGCGTTGGACGCCTCCCTGATCCGGCCGACGACGGTCAGCTCGCCCTTGGCGAGCAGTTCCTCGATCTCCCCCGTGGCGGTCACGCCTGGCGCCGGTAGCCGTTCTGGCGCGGGCAGACGTGCCCCTCCGGGTCCAGCGGCAGACTGCACAGCGGGCACGGCGGGCGGCCCGCGTTGACCACGTCCAGGGCCCGCTTGGCGAAGGCCCGGGCCTGGGCGCCGGTGAGGCGGACCCGCAGCATCGGCGGGCCGTTCTCCTCGTCCTGGAGCAGCCGCTCCTCCGCCTCGGCGAGATCCTCGTCCGACTCGGCTTCGAGTTCCACGAGGGCCTGCGCCTCGACGATCATGCGCTGCTCCTCGCCGTCCCAGGCCAGCGCCATGGTGCCGACGCGGAACTCCTCGTCGACGGGGACGTCCAGCGGCGCGGTGTCGGCGGCCTCGGCGGGGGCGACGGCCGGGACCGGGGCGTTGCCGCCGGTGCGCCGTACGACCTCGTCCAGCAGCTCGTCCATGCGCTCCGCCAGCGCCGCGACCTGGGTCTTCTCCAGGGAGACGCTGGTGACGCGGGGGCCGGATGAGGCCTGCAGGAAGAACGTACGGCGTCCCGGCAGACCGACCGTGCCGGCCACGAAGCGGTCCGGGGGGTCGTAGAGGAACACCTGACGGGGCACGTCCGTCTCCAAGTCTCGGCGCAGGGCAAAGCTGCGCGTGTGCGGGCCCATCCACCCTACTGCGCCGTTCGATCACGCCGCGCCCGCGCCGCCTCCCACGACCGCGTTCCCGCCGTCTTCCACTGCTTTGTCCGGCGTCTCGGAGCGCGGCACGAGCGCGCCGAAGTCCCCGGTGTCGCCCAGCCGGAACACGAACGGCCGCGTGGGCGTGTAGCGGACGGCGGTCACGGAGCAGGGGTCGACGTGGATGCGCTGGAAGAGGTCCAGGTGCATGCCCAGGGCGTCGGCGACAAGGGACTTGATGATGTCGCCGTGGGAGCACATCAGGAAGACGGCGTCGCTCCCGTGCTCCTCCTCGATCCGCGTGTTCCAGTCCCGTACGGCCTCCACGGCGCGCGCCTGCATGGCGCGCATGGACTCGCCGCCGGGGAAGGCGGCCGCGGACGGGTGCTGCTGGACGATCTTCATCAGGGGCTCTTCGGCGAGTTCGGAGAGTTTGCGGCCCGACCAGTCGCCGTAGTGGCACTCGCCGATCCGCTCGTCGGTGTGCACCTCCAGGTCCGGCCGGGCGGCCAGCAGCGGTGCGAGCGTCTCCCGGCAGCGCTGGAGCGGGCTGGTGACGGCCGCGGCGAGCGGTACGCCCACGAGCCTCCCGGGCAGCGCGGCGGCCTGCTCGGCGCCGCGCTCGTCGAGGGCCACTCCCGGGGTCCATCCGGCGAGCAGTCCAGCGGTGTTGGCGGTGGACCGCCCGTGTCGTACGAGGATCAGCGTGGCCATGGCGCCAGCCTATGCTCTGGCGCCCAGGTGCGGGCGGGCCGCGGGCAGGGGAGAATGCCCCGCGTGATTGTGGACTGTGCGATTTACCGGGACGGCCGCCGCACCGAGGGGCCCGAGGACTTCTCGGACGCCCTGGACGAGGCGCGGGCGGCCGGTGACGCCTTCCTCTGGGTCGGCATGCACGAGCCGTCGGAGAAGGAATTCGAGTACGTCCGGAGCGAGTTCGGTCTGCACGCGCTGGCGGTGGAGGACGCGCTGACCGCGCACCAGCGCCCGAAG from Streptomyces sp. NBC_00190 harbors:
- a CDS encoding histidine phosphatase family protein is translated as MATLILVRHGRSTANTAGLLAGWTPGVALDERGAEQAAALPGRLVGVPLAAAVTSPLQRCRETLAPLLAARPDLEVHTDERIGECHYGDWSGRKLSELAEEPLMKIVQQHPSAAAFPGGESMRAMQARAVEAVRDWNTRIEEEHGSDAVFLMCSHGDIIKSLVADALGMHLDLFQRIHVDPCSVTAVRYTPTRPFVFRLGDTGDFGALVPRSETPDKAVEDGGNAVVGGGAGAA
- a CDS encoding DUF3090 domain-containing protein — translated: MPRQVFLYDPPDRFVAGTVGLPGRRTFFLQASSGPRVTSVSLEKTQVAALAERMDELLDEVVRRTGGNAPVPAVAPAEAADTAPLDVPVDEEFRVGTMALAWDGEEQRMIVEAQALVELEAESDEDLAEAEERLLQDEENGPPMLRVRLTGAQARAFAKRALDVVNAGRPPCPLCSLPLDPEGHVCPRQNGYRRQA
- a CDS encoding SCO1664 family protein produces the protein MPAPERLPAPGVTATGEIEELLAKGELTVVGRIREASNAVLLCTVTYEGVSADCVYKPVKGERPLWDFPDGSLAQREVAAYLVSEATGWGLVPATVLRDGPYGEGMVQRWIETPEGEAPGAELLGLVQGEEAAEGWKAVALADIGEGRTALLVHADDPRLRRLAVLDAVINNGDRKGGHLLPAPDGRLYGIDHGVTFHAEDKLRTLLWGWAGEPLTDEAREILASLAAELAEGAPLATRLAELITAVELAAVRGRVAELLRTGIHPEPSGQWPSIPWPPV